One Flavobacterium sp. 90 DNA segment encodes these proteins:
- a CDS encoding DUF6734 family protein, with amino-acid sequence MKQRHKMIYSLDVLPITNNRWNMGDKLKETIYMTALSILYSHLWYDEIELYVDEIGFKFLYMLPCAVTKVQNDNRIELWMKSKINAMELQTKPFVHVDTDIFIKKKIDFSFDDVIVERKEDTYEVHYKKQVEFFNKYTNNLPYWHNNLGYSYNCGIFGFNDLKLRDEFIKSYYDLEKIYVENQNSFSVLKQEGYETCILIEQYTLASLLNYKNNNPTTLLKGENITEQGKYADNIGYSHFFGMKKYEKYVVDEIELRLSKIFPYWYRQIKNALEKEGVVANNLQFV; translated from the coding sequence ATGAAACAACGACACAAGATGATTTATAGCCTTGATGTGCTTCCTATAACAAATAATCGATGGAATATGGGAGACAAACTAAAGGAAACAATCTATATGACTGCGCTAAGTATCTTATATAGCCATTTGTGGTATGATGAAATTGAGCTTTATGTAGATGAAATAGGCTTTAAGTTTCTATATATGCTTCCGTGTGCTGTTACCAAAGTGCAAAATGATAACAGAATAGAACTTTGGATGAAATCTAAAATTAATGCTATGGAACTACAAACAAAACCATTTGTTCATGTAGACACCGACATATTTATTAAGAAAAAAATAGATTTTAGTTTTGATGATGTAATAGTAGAACGCAAAGAAGATACTTATGAAGTTCATTACAAAAAGCAAGTAGAATTCTTTAATAAATACACCAATAACTTGCCTTATTGGCACAACAATTTGGGCTATTCTTATAATTGCGGAATATTTGGTTTTAACGATCTCAAGCTTCGCGATGAATTTATAAAAAGCTATTATGACTTGGAGAAAATATACGTCGAAAACCAAAACAGCTTTTCTGTATTGAAACAAGAAGGTTATGAGACTTGTATTTTAATCGAACAATATACGCTTGCATCGCTATTGAATTATAAAAACAATAATCCTACAACATTATTGAAAGGCGAAAATATTACAGAGCAAGGAAAATACGCCGATAATATTGGGTATTCTCATTTTTTTGGAATGAAAAAGTATGAAAAATATGTTGTTGACGAGATTGAACTTCGGCTCTCTAAAATATTTCCGTATTGGTACAGGCAAATAAAAAACGCATTAGAGAAAGAAGGTGTTGTGGCGAATAATCTTCAGTTTGTTTAG
- a CDS encoding DUF4157 domain-containing protein has product MREFEQKKIATSSSSPFFGPKIQKKLTTGTVGDKYETEADNVADKVVNKRKTGGLLQSRSEEGVQQKPISETISTVQKQDLAQEKPLQKKGKEKEDDKKVQKKSDKDEDKKVQKKGEKDEDKKVQKKSDKDEDKKVQKKGEKDEDKKVQKKSDKDEDKKVQKKGEKEEDKKVQKKSDKDEDKKVQKKGEKDEDKKVQKKCADCEGEDKKAQKKEDKKEEKKPVQAKLDDSNSVNEGVETNLNSSKGGGNGMDKNTKQEMESGFGADFSNVNIHTDSKAVKMSEELGAQAFTHGNDVYFNKGKYNPESKEGKHLLAHELTHTIQQTGSKTSNNVQKLSDSDCGTTTTLNLSGSCSEFENTCYTETFIPSKSDALKIVIDVDYVTPVGSWVKEDFSAQVIKCGLLDNTNIGSKRLSPGNMPSTLEFKIASVTPGDKYFIRIYSRSSSALKSNYTVSQ; this is encoded by the coding sequence ATGAGAGAATTTGAACAAAAAAAAATAGCGACCTCCTCTTCTTCTCCTTTTTTTGGACCAAAAATTCAAAAGAAACTAACCACAGGAACTGTTGGAGATAAATATGAAACAGAAGCCGATAATGTTGCTGATAAAGTAGTAAACAAACGTAAAACTGGAGGTTTACTGCAATCCAGAAGCGAAGAAGGTGTTCAGCAAAAACCTATTTCTGAAACCATATCAACAGTTCAAAAACAAGATTTGGCACAAGAAAAACCTTTACAAAAAAAGGGCAAGGAAAAAGAAGACGACAAGAAAGTCCAAAAAAAATCTGATAAAGACGAAGATAAAAAAGTACAGAAAAAAGGAGAAAAAGACGAAGACAAAAAAGTCCAAAAGAAATCTGATAAAGACGAAGATAAAAAAGTACAGAAAAAAGGAGAAAAAGACGAAGACAAGAAAGTCCAAAAGAAATCTGATAAGGACGAAGATAAAAAAGTACAGAAAAAAGGGGAAAAAGAAGAAGACAAGAAAGTCCAAAAAAAATCCGATAAGGACGAAGACAAAAAAGTTCAGAAAAAAGGAGAAAAAGACGAAGACAAGAAAGTTCAAAAGAAATGTGCTGATTGCGAGGGCGAAGACAAAAAGGCTCAGAAAAAAGAAGACAAAAAGGAAGAGAAAAAACCCGTTCAGGCAAAATTAGACGATTCAAACTCAGTAAATGAAGGAGTTGAAACTAACCTCAACAGCTCAAAAGGCGGTGGAAACGGAATGGACAAAAACACAAAGCAAGAAATGGAATCTGGTTTTGGAGCCGATTTTAGCAATGTAAACATCCACACAGACAGCAAAGCCGTTAAAATGAGTGAAGAATTGGGCGCACAAGCTTTTACACATGGTAATGATGTCTATTTCAATAAAGGAAAATACAATCCCGAATCCAAAGAAGGTAAACATTTGCTTGCGCACGAACTTACGCACACGATTCAGCAAACGGGAAGTAAGACATCGAATAATGTTCAGAAATTATCCGATTCTGATTGTGGTACAACTACAACCTTAAATTTATCCGGCTCGTGTTCTGAATTTGAAAACACCTGTTATACTGAAACTTTTATTCCTTCTAAAAGTGATGCTTTAAAAATAGTTATTGATGTAGATTATGTGACTCCTGTTGGCTCCTGGGTTAAAGAAGATTTCAGTGCTCAGGTTATCAAATGTGGTCTTTTAGATAACACTAATATAGGTTCAAAAAGATTATCACCGGGTAATATGCCTTCGACCTTAGAATTTAAGATTGCAAGTGTTACTCCGGGAGATAAATATTTCATTAGAATATATTCAAGATCAAGTTCGGCTTTAAAATCAAATTACACTGTAAGTCAATAA